A part of Procambarus clarkii isolate CNS0578487 chromosome 21, FALCON_Pclarkii_2.0, whole genome shotgun sequence genomic DNA contains:
- the LOC138367244 gene encoding glutamate--tRNA ligase-like yields MAMKGKRKLRASMEDADERRDDLSTSPAAPNTSPSPAAPTRHHHWKPQHVTITSSLNTSPSPAASTRHHHQQPQHVTITGSFNTSPLLEASTRHQNRKLQHIDIGSPNTRHQHRKLQHVNIGSPNTGSSNTLPTLTAPTQATNTGSPNRRHQHLQPQQTSPTPAAPTDVTNTGSPNRRHQHQQPQQTSPTPAAPTDVTNTCSPNRRHQHRQPQQTSPTPAAPTQVTNTYSPNTGHQHLQPQQTSPTPAAPTDVTNTGSPNRRHQHRQPQHRSPTPTAPTQVTNNYSPNTGHQHLQPQQTSPTPAAPTDVTNTSSPNRRHQHRQPQQTSPTPAAPTDVTNTGSPNRRHQHQQPQQTSPTPAAPTDVTNTGSPNRRHQHLQPQQTSPTQVTNQTYLAHDAV; encoded by the coding sequence GGGATGACCTCTCAACCTCACCAGCAGCCCCCAACACGTCACCATCACCGGCAGCCCCAACACGTCACCATCACTGGAAGCCTCAACacgtcaccatcaccagcagccTCAACacgtcaccatcaccagcagccTCAACacgtcaccatcaccagcagccTCAACACGTCACCATTACTGGAAGCTTCAACACGTCACCATTACTGGAAGCTTCAACACGTCACCAAAACCGGAAGCTCCAACACATCGACATCGGAAGCCCCAACACACGGCACCAACACCGAAAGCTCCAACACGTCAATATCGGAAGCCCCAACACCGGAAGCTCCAACACGTTACCAACACTAACAGCCCCAACACAGGCCACCAACACCGGCAGCCCCAACAGAcgtcaccaacacctgcagccccaacagacgtcaccaacacctgcagccccAACAGACGTCACCAACACCGGCAGCCCCAAcagacgtcaccaacaccagcagccccaacagacgtcaccaacacctgcagccccAACAGACGTCACCAACACTTGCAGCCCCAACAGACGTCACCAACACCGGCAGCCCCAACAGACGTCACCAACACCGGCAGCCCCAACACAGGTCACCAACACCTACAGCCCCAACACAggtcaccaacacctgcagccccAACAGACGTCACCAACACCGGCAGCCCCAACAGACGTCACCAACACCGGCAGCCCCAACAGACGTCACCAACACCGGCAGCCCCAACACAGGTCACCAACACCTACAGCCCCAACACAGgtcaccaacaactacagccccaaCACAggtcaccaacacctgcagccccaacagacgtcaccaacaccagcagccccaacagacgtcaccaacaccagcagccccAACAGACGTCACCAACACCGGCAGCCCCAAcagacgtcaccaacaccagcagccccAACAGACGTCACCAACACCGGCAGCCCCAAcagacgtcaccaacaccagcagccccaacagacgtcaccaacaccagcagccccAACAGACGTCACCAACACCGGCAGCCCCAACAGAcgtcaccaacacctgcagccccaacagacgtcaccaacacaagtCACCAACCAGACTTACCTTGCACATGATGCAGTGTGA